Proteins co-encoded in one Deltaproteobacteria bacterium genomic window:
- a CDS encoding HD domain-containing protein, translated as MNKPKYRFIQTLFDQGGEVYEVGGTVRDHLLHRSHKDNDLLVTKLSYTQILDILKPLGEVFTVGKSFGVIKFHPKESPDLCFDLALPRKEVSTGVGHRDFEVDFNPDLPVEFDLARRDFTINAMALHLKKQTLIDPFGGEEDLKGKILRAVSDRAFEEDPLRLLRGIQFAARFELIVEEKTLASIKKNASLIQTVSVERIAEEIRKLFLARQPSRGFVLMQQTGLLGHVFPELEQNVGVKQGNKIRNDDVFMHTMRVLDASREDKAIPSAGDLELMLSALYHDVGKARTRRFVPEKNRITFYGHQTLSNKMARKRFQVLKLSTIGVDVERVANLIEHHMFQTKSFFSDRAIRRFINKVGPDLILKLVDLRLADNRGGKYPEGIHGVLRLRKKIAEELANQPPLSPKDLAVSGFDIMKLGVPEGPLVGQILKDLLEVVIDNPERNNQEELIQLAKEIIQKEQGKK; from the coding sequence GTGAACAAACCAAAATACAGATTTATCCAGACACTGTTTGATCAGGGGGGTGAGGTTTACGAGGTCGGCGGTACCGTGCGGGACCACCTCCTCCACCGCTCTCATAAAGATAATGATCTCCTGGTCACAAAGCTCTCCTACACACAAATCCTGGATATTTTAAAACCACTGGGGGAGGTGTTTACTGTCGGCAAAAGTTTTGGGGTTATCAAGTTTCATCCGAAAGAATCCCCTGATCTCTGTTTTGACCTCGCCCTTCCCCGAAAAGAGGTCTCCACGGGAGTTGGTCACCGCGATTTTGAGGTCGACTTTAATCCCGACCTGCCCGTTGAATTTGATTTAGCACGACGCGATTTTACAATTAACGCCATGGCGCTTCATTTGAAAAAACAAACCTTAATCGATCCGTTTGGAGGCGAGGAGGATTTGAAAGGGAAAATTCTGCGAGCCGTCTCGGACCGGGCGTTTGAAGAGGACCCGTTGAGACTCCTTCGTGGTATCCAGTTTGCCGCCCGCTTCGAACTAATCGTCGAGGAAAAAACGCTCGCATCAATTAAAAAAAACGCCTCTCTCATCCAAACGGTCTCTGTGGAGAGGATCGCAGAGGAGATCCGTAAGCTGTTTCTGGCGAGACAACCTTCACGGGGTTTTGTCCTGATGCAACAAACCGGGCTGCTGGGTCATGTTTTCCCTGAACTGGAGCAAAATGTTGGGGTCAAGCAGGGGAACAAGATTCGTAACGATGACGTCTTTATGCACACAATGCGGGTGCTGGATGCCTCCCGAGAAGACAAGGCGATTCCGTCTGCAGGAGATCTGGAACTGATGCTATCCGCCCTCTATCACGACGTCGGGAAGGCACGAACGCGTCGTTTTGTTCCGGAAAAAAACCGGATCACCTTCTATGGCCATCAAACCCTTTCAAACAAAATGGCCCGTAAACGATTCCAGGTGCTGAAACTTTCAACGATAGGGGTGGATGTCGAACGGGTCGCCAACCTGATTGAGCATCATATGTTTCAAACCAAGTCGTTTTTTTCGGACCGCGCGATCCGGCGGTTTATCAACAAGGTGGGACCGGATCTTATCCTGAAACTGGTCGATCTGCGACTCGCAGATAACCGGGGCGGGAAGTACCCCGAAGGGATTCATGGGGTTCTCCGGCTCCGAAAAAAGATCGCCGAGGAGCTCGCCAACCAGCCTCCCCTTTCGCCCAAAGACCTTGCCGTAAGCGGTTTTGATATCATGAAGCTTGGGGTCCCTGAAGGGCCACTCGTCGGACAGATCTTGAAAGATCTCCTGGAAGTTGTCATTGACAATCCGGAAAGAAACAACCAAGAGGAGCTGATCCAACTTGCCAAAGAAATCATCCAAAAAGAACAGGGTAAAAAATAA
- the pnp gene encoding polyribonucleotide nucleotidyltransferase has product MTLCREVNLGGKRIIIETGKLARQAGGAVTVRCDDTIVLVTAVMSKKPREGVDFLPLSCDYIEKTFAAGKIPGGFFKREGRPSEHEVLTSRFIDRPIRPLFPENFHYEIQVIATVLSAGPETEPDTLAMIGASAALMLSDAPFMGPIGGVRVARVNGELKCNPSLSETDISDIELIVAATRDAVVMVEGEANEVPEKDILAAIQFAHRAILPLLDVQEEFQKACGKPKIVLSNTPSDSSRMAEEICQKFGRDLEQALRIPEKQKRSHSVGQVKESVLAAFVAAEDEASKKALVESGFEELHYNAMRKMVLEERHRVDGRGYEDVRSISCEVGILPRAHGSALFTRGETQALVTTTLGTGEDEQIIDALLEEKTKRFMLHYNFPPFSVGEVKRLGSPGRREIGHGNLAERSLKRMIPSEESFPYTVRIVSEILESNGSSSMATVCGATLSLMDAGVRIQDPVAGIAMGLVKEGNRVAILSDILGDEDHLGDMDFKVAGTSKGVTALQMDIKIAGISEEILSQALDQARRGRLHILGKMIQAIALPKPELSPYAPRMTMIKIPKDMIGALIGTGGKNIRGIIEETGAKVDVEDDGSVKIFAINEEAMRKAVEKVEASTAVPELGKIYTGKVAKITDFGAFVTILPNTDGLLHISQIDYQRVNRVEDVLKEGDEVQVKVIRIEPSGKVALSRRDTMPAPEGWTPPPEGEGQRRDRGPRDRDRGGFRDRDRRASGGRDRRPSRF; this is encoded by the coding sequence ATGACACTATGTCGTGAAGTCAATCTAGGAGGAAAACGGATTATTATTGAAACCGGAAAACTCGCCCGTCAGGCGGGCGGGGCTGTTACGGTTCGTTGCGATGACACCATCGTTCTTGTGACGGCTGTTATGTCGAAAAAACCGAGGGAGGGCGTCGATTTTCTCCCTTTAAGCTGCGATTACATTGAGAAGACATTCGCGGCCGGCAAGATTCCTGGCGGTTTCTTCAAGCGTGAAGGCCGTCCCAGCGAGCATGAGGTTCTGACAAGCCGCTTTATTGATCGTCCCATTCGGCCTCTTTTCCCGGAAAATTTCCATTATGAGATTCAGGTGATTGCAACCGTTTTATCGGCCGGTCCGGAGACTGAGCCGGATACCTTGGCGATGATTGGTGCCTCAGCGGCGCTGATGCTCTCCGATGCCCCCTTCATGGGGCCGATCGGCGGTGTTCGGGTTGCTCGTGTTAATGGGGAGCTTAAGTGTAATCCGAGTCTCTCTGAGACGGACATCAGCGACATTGAATTGATTGTGGCCGCGACGCGGGATGCTGTTGTGATGGTTGAGGGAGAAGCGAACGAAGTCCCGGAAAAAGATATTTTGGCAGCGATCCAGTTCGCCCATCGGGCGATCCTCCCCCTGCTTGACGTTCAGGAGGAGTTTCAGAAGGCGTGTGGAAAACCAAAAATTGTTTTGTCTAATACCCCTTCCGATAGTTCCCGGATGGCGGAGGAGATTTGCCAGAAATTCGGGCGTGATCTGGAACAGGCACTCCGGATTCCTGAAAAGCAGAAAAGGTCCCATTCAGTTGGTCAAGTGAAGGAGTCGGTCCTGGCCGCTTTTGTTGCCGCGGAAGACGAGGCATCCAAGAAGGCGTTGGTCGAGTCCGGTTTTGAAGAGCTCCATTATAATGCGATGAGAAAAATGGTTCTGGAGGAGCGTCATCGTGTCGATGGACGCGGCTATGAAGATGTTCGTTCGATCAGCTGTGAGGTTGGCATTCTCCCGCGGGCCCATGGGTCAGCCCTTTTTACACGCGGAGAGACCCAGGCGCTTGTTACCACGACGCTTGGTACAGGTGAGGATGAGCAGATTATTGATGCCCTCCTTGAAGAGAAGACGAAGCGGTTTATGCTTCATTATAATTTTCCACCCTTCTCGGTTGGTGAGGTCAAAAGACTTGGTTCCCCCGGGCGAAGGGAGATCGGCCACGGAAATCTGGCGGAAAGATCGTTGAAGCGGATGATTCCATCCGAAGAATCGTTTCCTTACACGGTCCGGATTGTCTCCGAGATTTTGGAGTCCAACGGCTCTTCCTCCATGGCCACTGTTTGTGGTGCTACGTTGTCGCTCATGGATGCCGGTGTACGGATCCAGGACCCGGTGGCTGGTATTGCGATGGGGCTTGTGAAGGAAGGAAATCGTGTGGCGATCCTCTCCGACATTTTGGGTGATGAGGACCATCTGGGCGACATGGATTTTAAGGTGGCCGGTACGAGCAAGGGAGTGACTGCCCTTCAGATGGATATCAAGATCGCCGGTATTTCAGAGGAGATTTTAAGTCAGGCACTTGATCAGGCCCGCCGGGGTCGCCTCCATATTTTGGGCAAGATGATACAGGCGATTGCCCTGCCAAAGCCCGAGTTATCGCCCTATGCCCCGCGTATGACGATGATCAAGATCCCCAAGGATATGATTGGGGCGCTCATCGGAACGGGCGGAAAGAACATTCGTGGGATTATTGAAGAGACCGGGGCCAAGGTCGACGTCGAGGATGACGGCTCCGTAAAAATCTTTGCCATTAATGAAGAGGCGATGAGGAAGGCGGTTGAAAAGGTGGAGGCCTCTACGGCGGTTCCCGAATTAGGCAAGATTTACACGGGGAAGGTGGCCAAGATCACTGACTTTGGGGCGTTTGTCACGATCCTTCCCAATACGGACGGCCTTCTGCATATCTCGCAGATCGACTATCAGCGTGTGAACCGTGTGGAGGATGTCCTCAAGGAGGGAGATGAGGTGCAGGTCAAAGTCATCCGGATTGAACCGAGCGGAAAGGTTGCCTTGAGCCGACGGGACACGATGCCTGCCCCAGAAGGCTGGACACCGCCTCCTGAAGGGGAAGGACAGCGTCGTGATCGTGGACCGCGCGATCGTGATCGTGGTGGGTTCAGAGACCGTGACCGGCGCGCCTCGGGTGGTCGGGACCGACGTCCCTCCAGATTTTAA
- the rbfA gene encoding 30S ribosome-binding factor RbfA produces MSSHRIERLKEEVRQIVTEILLYEMRDPRFQHIIVTKVHLTKDLSLARIYYEKGATSELKEALQEAFEKAKGFVRRRLASQLKLRIMPQVEFYFDETNQEIQRVEELFSKL; encoded by the coding sequence ATGTCGTCTCATCGCATTGAACGATTGAAGGAAGAGGTCAGGCAAATCGTGACGGAGATCCTCCTTTATGAGATGAGGGATCCGCGTTTCCAGCATATCATTGTGACCAAGGTGCATCTGACAAAGGACCTGAGTCTGGCACGTATTTATTACGAGAAGGGGGCGACATCGGAGTTGAAGGAGGCTCTTCAGGAGGCTTTTGAAAAGGCGAAAGGGTTTGTAAGGCGGCGTCTCGCCTCTCAGCTCAAACTTCGAATCATGCCGCAGGTGGAGTTTTATTTTGATGAAACAAATCAAGAAATCCAGAGGGTTGAAGAGCTCTTCTCCAAACTCTAG
- a CDS encoding dephospho-CoA kinase: MPKKSSKKNRVKNNKKSHPPFGEKEFVRSVWKAMREQEKKNPSIALLHKKLSGEMNKTELIGLTGGMASGKSLIASFFKKRKVPVVDADQVAREVVQPETPAWQKIVQTFGPGILKPDKNIDRQGLGQIVFSNESRRKILEEITHPEIFKGIRAKVDQFRKKGFPIIVIDAALLFESGLDCGMKSTILVVTKPSVQLKRLMKRDKLSEADAWNRILSQTGEGQKRERATYVIDNSETRLATEKQFLKIWRDVGPDHPRRAGHGL; this comes from the coding sequence TTGCCAAAGAAATCATCCAAAAAGAACAGGGTAAAAAATAACAAGAAATCGCACCCGCCGTTTGGCGAGAAGGAGTTTGTCCGATCTGTCTGGAAGGCGATGAGAGAACAGGAAAAGAAGAATCCCTCCATCGCCCTCCTTCATAAAAAACTCTCGGGCGAAATGAATAAAACCGAGCTGATCGGTCTCACGGGAGGAATGGCATCGGGAAAATCACTGATTGCCTCCTTTTTCAAAAAGAGAAAAGTTCCGGTTGTTGATGCAGATCAGGTTGCACGTGAGGTGGTTCAACCCGAAACACCGGCCTGGCAGAAAATCGTCCAAACATTTGGACCGGGAATCCTAAAACCGGACAAAAACATTGACCGCCAGGGCCTGGGACAAATCGTCTTCTCCAACGAATCACGGAGAAAAATATTGGAGGAGATCACCCATCCTGAAATTTTCAAGGGAATACGAGCCAAGGTCGATCAGTTCAGAAAAAAAGGGTTCCCGATCATTGTCATTGATGCCGCTCTCCTTTTTGAATCAGGGCTTGACTGTGGCATGAAGAGCACCATCCTTGTGGTGACAAAACCGTCTGTTCAGCTGAAACGTTTGATGAAACGAGACAAACTTTCGGAGGCGGATGCCTGGAACCGTATTCTCTCCCAAACAGGTGAGGGTCAAAAAAGAGAGAGGGCCACCTACGTGATCGACAATAGCGAAACTCGACTGGCGACAGAGAAGCAGTTCCTTAAAATCTGGAGGGACGTCGGTCCCGACCACCCGAGGCGCGCCGGTCACGGTCTCTGA
- a CDS encoding SurA N-terminal domain-containing protein translates to MLDLLRRRASSWLIKAMLAVIVLSFALYFGYTQIEYQRQRSKQSIAVVGDTVIPRQTFDVFLENNLSQLRQSSREELPENFETFLKQNLLQQLVAQEVAHLYALSLGIRVPDKKVAEAIQENSMFVKNGVFDYEFYHNNYRPYFNKRFGEDFEKVVKKELALNYLSRLSSLCYDPWEGVLRQSNREEKTLSSSQILSQWIEHFREQTKIQIYPDTV, encoded by the coding sequence ATGCTCGATCTGTTAAGGCGTCGTGCCAGTTCCTGGCTTATCAAGGCGATGTTGGCCGTGATTGTACTCTCCTTCGCCCTCTACTTTGGCTATACACAGATCGAATACCAGCGCCAAAGGTCAAAACAGTCCATTGCCGTGGTAGGAGATACCGTGATCCCCAGACAAACATTTGATGTTTTTCTGGAAAACAACCTCTCCCAGCTAAGGCAGTCCTCCCGGGAAGAACTGCCGGAAAATTTTGAGACCTTCTTGAAGCAAAACCTCCTTCAGCAGCTTGTTGCACAAGAGGTCGCCCACCTCTACGCCCTCTCCTTAGGTATTCGTGTTCCCGACAAGAAGGTCGCCGAAGCAATCCAGGAAAATTCAATGTTCGTCAAAAATGGGGTCTTTGATTACGAATTTTACCACAACAACTACCGCCCCTACTTTAATAAACGGTTCGGGGAGGACTTTGAAAAGGTGGTGAAAAAGGAACTCGCCCTCAATTATTTAAGCAGACTCTCCTCCCTCTGTTACGACCCATGGGAAGGCGTCTTACGTCAGTCCAACAGGGAAGAAAAAACCCTCTCTTCCTCGCAGATTCTCTCCCAATGGATCGAGCACTTCCGTGAACAAACCAAAATACAGATTTATCCAGACACTGTTTGA
- the infB gene encoding translation initiation factor IF-2, producing MEVKTSIEEKRVKSTIIRRRTVQPPAAPIPSPQALAPESLAPEETPLPVETVSSDPQVLSETSTAGLEKPVLPVEKEADDFATPARKATRKKTRDELDMEMIERVGGLKKAAVILTEAPEKLERVYRPDKGSKKRRLVAKRDFKKTEITVAKASKKVIRIENTIVVGELAHRMSVKGAEVVRKLMGLGMVTSMNQTIDFDTAVLVAHDFGYEVENVAFEEAAVLTETAVKNLKLRAPVVTIMGHVDHGKTSLLDAIRRTNVAGGEAGGITQHIGAYEVELPKGKITFLDTPGHEAFTAIRARGAKATDLVILVVAADDGVMPQTVEAIHHAKAAKVPILVAINKIDKPGADPARVERQLMEHGLVSEKLGGDTIFIPVSAKEKRGLEELLEMILLQSEVLELKADSEMKAKGVVIESKLDKGRGPVATLLVQQGTLRAGDAVVAGVAWGRVRAMADHRGQPMREALPSMPVEILGLSQVPQAGDSFDAVSSEEDARLVAEHRLERERKVKAVVRPNLETFFAEAQKGPSIPELKVIVKADVHGSAEALRDSLAKLSGEKVKVSVVHWGVGALTESDVMLGVTSHAILLGFNVRPDARGREVAEKEHVEIRTYSIIYEALDDIRKAMEGLLKPIRKEEYLGRVEVRQLFKIGKVGVIAGSAVVDGKVIRSAPVRVLRDGKVIYEGRLSSLKRFKDDAREVTVGLECGIGIENFNDIKVGDIVESYQVQEIAAKL from the coding sequence ATGGAAGTTAAAACGAGCATTGAAGAAAAAAGGGTCAAATCAACGATTATCCGTCGGAGGACTGTTCAGCCCCCAGCGGCCCCCATCCCTTCTCCTCAAGCTTTGGCCCCGGAGTCTCTTGCCCCCGAAGAAACACCTCTGCCGGTAGAAACCGTTTCTTCGGATCCACAGGTCTTAAGTGAAACATCGACAGCCGGCCTGGAGAAACCTGTTTTGCCTGTGGAGAAAGAGGCGGATGATTTTGCGACACCTGCCAGAAAGGCTACACGCAAGAAGACTCGTGATGAGCTGGACATGGAAATGATCGAAAGGGTGGGAGGGCTTAAGAAGGCTGCCGTCATACTGACAGAGGCGCCTGAAAAACTGGAAAGGGTCTACCGGCCCGACAAGGGATCCAAAAAACGGAGACTTGTTGCCAAGCGGGATTTTAAAAAGACGGAAATCACGGTCGCCAAGGCGAGTAAAAAGGTGATCCGGATCGAAAATACGATTGTCGTAGGGGAACTGGCCCACCGGATGAGCGTTAAGGGGGCTGAGGTGGTCAGAAAATTGATGGGACTCGGGATGGTTACCTCGATGAATCAGACGATTGATTTTGACACCGCTGTTCTGGTTGCACACGACTTTGGATACGAAGTGGAGAATGTTGCCTTTGAAGAGGCAGCTGTCCTGACGGAAACGGCCGTGAAAAATTTAAAATTAAGGGCCCCCGTTGTAACGATTATGGGGCATGTCGATCATGGGAAGACGAGTCTTCTCGATGCAATCCGTCGAACCAACGTTGCTGGGGGAGAGGCCGGGGGAATCACGCAGCATATCGGGGCCTACGAGGTTGAGCTTCCCAAGGGGAAGATTACCTTTCTGGATACCCCCGGTCATGAGGCGTTTACGGCCATTCGTGCGCGAGGAGCCAAGGCGACCGATCTCGTCATCCTCGTTGTAGCGGCCGATGATGGTGTGATGCCGCAGACGGTTGAGGCGATCCATCATGCCAAGGCGGCCAAGGTTCCGATTTTGGTTGCGATCAACAAGATTGACAAGCCCGGAGCCGATCCGGCGAGGGTGGAACGTCAATTGATGGAGCATGGTCTTGTCTCGGAAAAATTGGGAGGGGACACCATCTTCATTCCGGTTTCTGCCAAGGAGAAGCGTGGTCTCGAAGAGCTTTTGGAAATGATCCTCCTGCAGTCTGAGGTTTTGGAGCTCAAGGCCGATTCCGAAATGAAGGCGAAAGGGGTTGTTATTGAATCGAAATTGGATAAAGGGCGAGGCCCCGTCGCGACTTTGCTCGTTCAGCAGGGGACCCTGAGGGCCGGTGATGCCGTCGTTGCAGGCGTTGCTTGGGGCCGGGTCCGTGCGATGGCGGATCATCGCGGTCAGCCGATGCGGGAGGCACTTCCCTCGATGCCGGTAGAAATTTTGGGGCTTTCACAAGTTCCACAGGCGGGGGATTCTTTTGATGCAGTCTCTTCCGAGGAAGACGCCCGGCTTGTTGCTGAACATCGGTTGGAACGGGAAAGAAAAGTAAAGGCAGTTGTTCGGCCTAACCTGGAGACTTTTTTTGCTGAGGCCCAAAAGGGACCGTCCATTCCCGAACTGAAGGTGATTGTGAAGGCGGATGTTCATGGTTCCGCGGAGGCCCTTCGGGATTCGCTTGCAAAGCTTTCGGGTGAAAAGGTGAAGGTCTCCGTGGTTCATTGGGGTGTTGGGGCGTTAACGGAGAGCGATGTTATGTTGGGCGTTACTTCTCATGCGATCCTCCTGGGATTTAACGTCCGGCCGGATGCGCGTGGTCGCGAAGTGGCTGAAAAGGAGCATGTTGAGATTCGCACCTACTCCATCATCTACGAGGCATTGGACGATATTCGGAAGGCGATGGAGGGCCTGCTCAAACCGATCCGCAAGGAGGAATATCTTGGTCGAGTTGAGGTGAGGCAGCTCTTTAAGATTGGCAAGGTTGGAGTGATCGCCGGCTCGGCCGTGGTCGATGGAAAGGTCATCCGCTCGGCCCCCGTTCGTGTCTTGAGGGACGGAAAGGTGATTTATGAAGGACGTCTCTCATCGCTCAAGCGTTTCAAGGATGATGCACGCGAGGTGACGGTGGGCCTGGAATGCGGCATCGGAATTGAGAATTTTAACGATATCAAGGTGGGGGATATTGTTGAGTCGTATCAGGTTCAGGAGATTGCCGCTAAGCTGTAG
- the rpsO gene encoding 30S ribosomal protein S15, which yields MIVEKQGVILKFKTHDTDTGSPEVQIALLSERINHLSEHFKGHQKDHQSRRGLLVLVGRRKRLLSYLRDRNVERYKKVTKELGLRA from the coding sequence ATGATCGTTGAAAAACAGGGTGTTATACTAAAGTTCAAGACGCACGACACCGACACGGGTTCGCCTGAGGTCCAGATTGCCCTTTTGAGTGAAAGGATCAACCATCTATCGGAACACTTTAAGGGGCATCAGAAGGATCATCAGTCGCGACGGGGTCTGTTGGTCCTGGTCGGCCGACGAAAGAGGCTGCTCAGCTATCTCCGAGACAGGAATGTTGAGAGGTACAAAAAAGTTACAAAGGAACTAGGCTTGAGGGCTTGA
- the nusA gene encoding transcription termination/antitermination protein NusA, giving the protein MLQDLNRVIEHVSKEKSIPKEQVIQALEAAMLMAARKKYGHEREIEARYNEEIGEVELFQFRTVADPVETELTQVSLEEAKKLDPDAQMGDSIGEKLDNRFLGRIAAQTAKQVIVQKVRDAERDIIFNEYKDRVGEIITGMVRRVEKNTLIVDVGRAEAIVPPREQVRTEIFKPGDRIQAYFLSIEKTHYGPQLILSRRDRRFMVKLFEMEVPEITAKIVEIKNAAREAGARSKIAVYSRDSDVDPVGACVGMKGSRVQSVVQELRGEKIDIVAWDNDPARFVCNAIAPAEVSRVIINEKDHSMEIVVPDDQLSLAIGKKGQNVRLAAELTGWSIDIYSESKLEEMAKKAKKNLVDTLQVEESTATILYSQAYRSPEEIAEASLEELRKVPGLAGQIEGIHKAAQKYVRENREGSDLRGEEKSLNSVKGIGAKTMELLKAAGFTHPSQIVQCTPEVLSEKTGIPQAKAVQLIENSRACLEGADNSSEIKENQAEATS; this is encoded by the coding sequence ATGTTGCAGGATCTAAACAGAGTTATTGAACATGTGAGTAAGGAAAAGTCTATTCCGAAGGAGCAGGTTATTCAGGCACTGGAGGCGGCCATGCTCATGGCGGCCCGAAAAAAATACGGGCACGAACGGGAGATTGAGGCCCGCTATAATGAGGAGATAGGCGAGGTGGAGCTGTTCCAGTTCAGGACGGTTGCCGATCCTGTTGAAACGGAGTTGACCCAGGTTTCGCTTGAAGAGGCTAAAAAACTCGATCCGGATGCCCAGATGGGGGATTCTATCGGGGAAAAACTCGACAACCGCTTTTTGGGGCGTATCGCGGCACAGACGGCAAAACAGGTGATCGTCCAGAAGGTCCGGGATGCGGAGCGGGATATTATTTTCAACGAATATAAAGACCGGGTGGGTGAGATTATCACAGGGATGGTTCGTCGCGTGGAGAAGAACACGCTTATTGTTGATGTGGGACGGGCCGAGGCAATCGTTCCCCCGCGGGAACAGGTCCGAACGGAAATTTTCAAGCCGGGAGACCGTATTCAGGCCTATTTTCTTTCTATTGAAAAGACACACTACGGTCCCCAGTTGATTCTATCGAGGCGCGATCGCCGGTTCATGGTCAAGCTCTTTGAGATGGAGGTTCCGGAGATCACAGCGAAGATTGTGGAGATCAAGAATGCCGCCCGTGAAGCGGGGGCGCGTTCAAAGATCGCCGTTTATTCGCGTGACTCGGACGTCGATCCGGTAGGGGCTTGTGTTGGAATGAAGGGGTCGCGCGTCCAGAGTGTTGTGCAGGAATTGCGCGGAGAGAAAATCGATATTGTTGCCTGGGATAACGATCCGGCCCGGTTTGTCTGTAACGCGATTGCTCCGGCAGAGGTCTCACGCGTCATTATCAATGAGAAGGACCACAGTATGGAGATCGTCGTACCGGACGACCAGTTGTCCCTTGCCATTGGCAAGAAAGGGCAGAATGTTCGTCTTGCGGCGGAGCTGACCGGCTGGAGTATCGATATTTACAGTGAATCAAAACTGGAAGAGATGGCCAAGAAGGCGAAGAAAAACCTGGTCGACACCTTGCAGGTTGAAGAATCGACCGCCACCATTTTATACAGTCAGGCCTACCGTTCTCCTGAAGAGATTGCAGAGGCCTCCTTGGAAGAGCTTCGTAAGGTGCCCGGCTTGGCAGGTCAGATTGAAGGGATTCATAAGGCGGCTCAGAAGTATGTTCGTGAAAATCGGGAGGGGAGCGATCTTCGGGGAGAGGAAAAATCTCTTAATTCCGTCAAGGGGATCGGAGCGAAGACGATGGAGCTCCTGAAGGCGGCCGGGTTCACTCACCCCTCCCAGATTGTTCAATGTACACCGGAGGTGCTTTCGGAAAAGACAGGCATTCCTCAGGCCAAGGCAGTGCAGCTGATTGAAAATTCGAGGGCTTGTCTTGAGGGGGCGGACAATTCATCTGAAATTAAGGAGAACCAGGCCGAGGCGACCTCCTAG
- a CDS encoding bifunctional oligoribonuclease/PAP phosphatase NrnA, producing MSKILETIRRGRSFLVTTHANPDGDALGSAIALAIGLKKLGKRVKVYNEDPVPGNLRFLPRAGSVSQKLDPSEYYDASFIVDCAEPDRVGEAFVKHPHRGQVIVIDHHRKSQRAGDLNLIQPKAASSGTVVLQVLQKLKVSLNREIALAVYTTLVTDTGNFRYSNTDASVLQLAARLVAQGVLPSSVATAVYESYPVTRLKLLGQVLPTLAISADGRYASLTLMLKMLEETGATVDLSDEFINYARSVDTVKVAIFFREKEGGGWKVSFRSKERYDVARLAARFGGGGHARAAGCKLEGSFEEVQRKIYSAVEEVLAS from the coding sequence TTGTCGAAAATTCTGGAGACCATTCGTCGGGGGCGCTCTTTTCTGGTGACAACCCATGCTAATCCGGACGGGGATGCCCTTGGTTCGGCCATTGCGCTTGCGATCGGCTTGAAGAAACTTGGAAAGAGGGTGAAGGTCTATAATGAAGATCCGGTCCCTGGAAATCTCCGTTTTTTGCCCCGGGCAGGATCGGTCAGTCAGAAGTTGGATCCTTCAGAATATTATGATGCGAGTTTTATCGTTGATTGTGCCGAACCGGATCGGGTCGGGGAGGCTTTTGTCAAACATCCCCATCGGGGCCAGGTTATCGTAATAGACCATCACCGCAAAAGTCAGCGGGCTGGTGATCTGAATCTGATTCAACCCAAAGCCGCTTCCTCGGGAACGGTGGTCCTTCAGGTGTTGCAAAAACTAAAGGTTTCATTGAACCGTGAGATTGCCTTGGCTGTTTACACGACACTCGTGACCGACACCGGTAACTTTCGCTACTCCAATACGGATGCTTCTGTCCTGCAATTGGCCGCACGGCTTGTTGCACAAGGAGTTTTACCCTCCTCCGTTGCGACGGCGGTTTATGAAAGTTATCCTGTGACAAGGCTCAAGCTCTTGGGTCAGGTCCTTCCGACGCTGGCTATTTCAGCAGATGGCCGCTATGCCTCTCTCACGTTGATGCTGAAGATGCTTGAAGAAACCGGTGCCACGGTCGATCTCTCCGACGAATTCATCAATTATGCCCGCTCTGTGGATACTGTTAAAGTGGCGATCTTCTTTCGTGAGAAAGAGGGGGGGGGCTGGAAGGTCAGTTTTCGATCCAAAGAGCGTTATGATGTGGCTCGTCTCGCGGCCCGGTTTGGCGGAGGGGGGCATGCAAGGGCAGCCGGTTGTAAACTGGAAGGTTCCTTCGAAGAGGTACAGAGGAAGATCTATTCTGCCGTCGAAGAGGTTTTGGCGTCCTAA